In Alkaliphilus flagellatus, one DNA window encodes the following:
- a CDS encoding thiamine pyrophosphate-dependent enzyme, with protein MSSTEKRVLTGNEAIATGFYEAGGMVAASYPGSPTVEILEKLKEYDEVYSEFSTNEKVAVEVAIGASFYGVRSMATMKHVGVNIAADPLMTFTLTPTNGGFLLVTGDDPGLASSQNEQDNRVLGKFAHMGILDPSDSQEAKDFTKIGLELSEKFEMPMMLRITSRLCHGRGIVTLNERTEIEPREFNRNKEKFCMIPPGSREAQFFVKDRLEKLEKYAYDMEINKLEIKEGTDTLIITSGLVYYNLKEVDPNASIWKLGMVYPISEKKAKEITSKFKKVIVIEEMTPFIENELKLMGIECEGKKYFEFTGELDIQDIENGLYEAGILSNKKEYVKRFVETVSRPPLFCTGCPHRPTFDILKKSKAKIVVGDIGCYSLAALFPFEQSNSIISMGASIGMSKGMRKAMSMTKKEEPLVAVIGDGTFFHSGLPSFINLLHQKEDNENITIIVLDNRTTAMTGGQHNGSSGLYNGRDDMKVGIKTLLDSMGFDRVKEINQYEYKTTKKLIDEEIAYEGLSIIVVNGPCALRYKLENPYFYVDPEICISCRSCIKTNCPPLKMIKYEGIEKLKSSIDKDMCVGCSVCAQVCPVNAIKSSATLNKDGENIGD; from the coding sequence ATGTCTTCTACTGAGAAGAGAGTATTAACAGGAAACGAAGCAATTGCAACAGGATTTTACGAAGCAGGGGGTATGGTAGCAGCAAGTTACCCGGGATCTCCTACAGTAGAAATACTAGAAAAGCTTAAGGAATACGATGAGGTGTACTCAGAGTTTTCTACAAATGAAAAAGTTGCTGTAGAAGTAGCTATTGGAGCTTCTTTTTACGGTGTAAGATCTATGGCAACTATGAAACACGTAGGTGTAAATATAGCTGCAGATCCACTTATGACCTTTACATTAACACCAACTAATGGAGGTTTTCTATTAGTAACTGGAGATGATCCAGGACTTGCCAGTTCTCAAAACGAACAAGATAATAGGGTTTTAGGTAAATTTGCACATATGGGTATATTAGATCCTTCCGATAGTCAAGAGGCAAAGGATTTTACTAAAATAGGACTTGAGTTAAGCGAAAAATTTGAAATGCCTATGATGCTTAGAATTACTAGTAGACTCTGTCATGGTAGAGGTATAGTAACATTAAATGAAAGAACAGAAATTGAGCCAAGAGAATTTAATAGAAACAAAGAAAAATTTTGCATGATACCTCCAGGCTCTAGGGAAGCACAGTTTTTTGTAAAGGATAGATTAGAGAAATTAGAAAAGTATGCATATGATATGGAGATAAATAAGCTAGAAATAAAAGAAGGCACAGATACATTAATTATTACATCTGGGTTGGTTTATTATAATCTTAAAGAGGTAGACCCTAATGCTAGCATCTGGAAACTTGGTATGGTTTACCCTATATCAGAAAAGAAGGCGAAAGAAATAACAAGCAAATTTAAAAAAGTAATAGTTATTGAAGAGATGACGCCTTTTATAGAAAACGAGCTTAAATTAATGGGTATTGAGTGTGAGGGTAAGAAATATTTTGAGTTTACTGGAGAACTTGATATTCAAGATATTGAGAATGGATTATATGAAGCTGGAATATTATCAAATAAAAAAGAATATGTTAAAAGGTTTGTTGAGACCGTATCAAGACCACCATTATTTTGTACTGGATGTCCTCATAGACCAACATTTGATATTTTGAAGAAATCAAAGGCTAAAATAGTTGTAGGAGATATTGGATGTTATTCTTTAGCTGCATTGTTTCCGTTCGAACAGTCTAACTCCATAATAAGCATGGGTGCAAGTATTGGAATGAGTAAAGGTATGAGGAAAGCAATGTCTATGACTAAGAAAGAGGAGCCTTTAGTTGCAGTAATTGGTGATGGAACATTCTTTCACTCAGGATTACCTTCTTTTATTAATTTACTTCATCAAAAGGAAGATAATGAAAATATTACTATAATAGTTTTAGATAATAGAACAACTGCTATGACAGGTGGACAACACAATGGTAGTTCTGGACTTTATAATGGAAGAGATGATATGAAGGTAGGCATAAAAACCCTACTAGATTCCATGGGATTTGATAGAGTAAAGGAAATTAATCAATATGAATATAAGACCACAAAGAAGTTAATTGATGAAGAAATTGCCTACGAAGGTTTATCGATTATTGTTGTAAATGGACCTTGTGCTCTAAGATATAAATTGGAAAATCCATATTTTTATGTAGATCCTGAAATATGCATTAGTTGTAGATCTTGTATTAAGACCAATTGCCCACCACTAAAGATGATAAAGTACGAGGGAATTGAAAAGCTAAAATCGTCTATAGATAAAGATATGTGTGTTGGATGTAGTGTCTGTGCTCAAGTCTGTCCTGTAAATGCTATTAAGTCTTCGGCAACTTTAAATAAGGATGGTGAAAACATTGGTGACTAA
- a CDS encoding indolepyruvate oxidoreductase subunit beta has translation MFAGVGGQGLILMTRITSQAAMLDGFDIKSNDVVGLSQRGGMVWGNVRIGDKIFSPNIPPGEGDILVAMEPLEALRWSSNLKDNAVVIENSKRFYPTIVQQEKSEYPEEDIENLKSKYKVIEINAFEEAKNLGKKQVANVMLLGILAQYLDIKIDTWKQVIKDNVPKKAIDLNMEAFNLGYNYKI, from the coding sequence ATGTTCGCAGGTGTAGGAGGTCAAGGACTCATCCTCATGACAAGGATTACTTCTCAAGCTGCAATGTTAGACGGTTTTGATATTAAGAGTAATGATGTTGTTGGACTATCTCAAAGAGGTGGTATGGTTTGGGGCAATGTTAGAATAGGAGATAAGATTTTTTCACCTAATATTCCTCCAGGAGAAGGGGATATTTTAGTAGCAATGGAGCCTTTAGAGGCTCTTAGATGGAGTTCTAACTTGAAGGATAATGCTGTAGTAATTGAAAATAGTAAAAGATTTTATCCTACAATAGTACAGCAAGAAAAAAGTGAATATCCAGAAGAAGATATAGAAAACTTGAAATCTAAATATAAAGTAATTGAAATAAATGCCTTCGAAGAAGCAAAGAATTTAGGTAAAAAGCAAGTAGCTAACGTAATGCTACTTGGCATATTAGCCCAGTATTTAGATATAAAAATAGATACTTGGAAACAAGTAATAAAGGATAATGTACCAAAGAAGGCTATTGATCTAAATATGGAAGCCTTTAATCTGGGATATAACTATAAAATATAG
- a CDS encoding PspC domain-containing protein: MQKRLYLSKTDKKIEGVCGGIAEYFEIDSTIVRLLWLVAVFAFGTGILLYIIAAIMIPKREEVEGTVNLNKDSDGVYKQANKTFNKDFDEEKNKKFLGYALIIIGAILFSKRFSFFSWLSFKFLFPLLLIGAGIFVLGKNIRK; this comes from the coding sequence ATGCAAAAACGTTTGTATCTTTCTAAAACTGATAAAAAAATTGAAGGTGTATGTGGTGGAATAGCTGAGTATTTTGAAATAGATTCCACTATTGTTAGGCTACTTTGGCTAGTTGCCGTATTCGCTTTTGGTACAGGAATATTGCTTTATATTATTGCAGCAATAATGATACCAAAACGGGAAGAGGTTGAAGGAACCGTAAACTTAAATAAGGATTCTGATGGTGTCTATAAACAGGCAAACAAAACATTTAACAAAGATTTTGATGAAGAGAAAAATAAAAAATTCTTAGGCTATGCACTTATTATAATTGGAGCTATATTATTTAGTAAAAGATTTTCATTTTTTAGTTGGTTAAGCTTTAAGTTTTTATTTCCACTTTTACTAATTGGAGCTGGAATATTCGTATTAGGTAAGAATATTAGAAAATAA
- a CDS encoding LiaI-LiaF-like domain-containing protein, with protein sequence MNSRNLINGLILIAIGILFLLVNLGYISFAVLFSIFDLWPLILIVVGINILFKKKPIISFITWTLFFIILIFYGAFYEGRNIVGISTGHNANFIKPSETLYGELSLDIGAAKVNIGSDEKNLLSFSSQGAELDYRDMYRNNKEIAVFSFENKHHNVVNFNNKGSRYDFNLSKDVIWDLDIDLGAISGKLNLEDIPVRSVNVDAGAGNLDIILGSKHNKSNIEIDSGASKLTIVIPKDAGIKLKLDSPLSKTNVNDLNLTKSGDYYISSNYDEASTKLEFDINIGVGKIDFKIKE encoded by the coding sequence ATGAATAGTAGAAACTTAATTAATGGTCTTATTTTAATTGCAATAGGCATTCTATTTCTTTTGGTAAATCTAGGTTATATTAGTTTTGCTGTATTATTTAGCATTTTTGATCTATGGCCATTAATACTTATTGTAGTAGGAATCAATATTTTATTTAAGAAAAAGCCCATTATTTCATTCATAACATGGACACTATTCTTTATAATTCTAATTTTCTATGGCGCTTTTTATGAAGGAAGAAATATTGTGGGAATTAGCACTGGACATAATGCCAATTTCATAAAGCCTTCAGAAACTTTATATGGAGAGCTTAGTTTGGATATAGGAGCTGCTAAAGTTAATATAGGATCAGATGAAAAAAATCTTTTAAGTTTTAGTTCACAAGGTGCTGAGTTAGATTATAGAGATATGTACAGAAATAATAAAGAAATTGCGGTTTTTAGTTTTGAAAATAAACACCATAATGTAGTTAATTTTAATAACAAAGGTAGCCGCTATGATTTTAATTTGAGCAAGGATGTAATATGGGATTTAGATATTGACTTAGGTGCTATTTCCGGAAAACTTAATCTTGAGGATATACCAGTCAGATCGGTTAATGTAGATGCAGGAGCGGGAAATTTAGATATTATTTTAGGAAGTAAACACAATAAGTCAAATATTGAAATTGATTCGGGTGCATCCAAGTTGACTATAGTGATTCCAAAGGATGCAGGAATAAAATTGAAGCTAGATAGCCCACTAAGCAAGACTAATGTAAATGACTTAAACTTAACTAAGTCAGGAGATTATTATATATCATCTAACTATGATGAAGCTAGTACAAAGCTAGAATTTGATATTAATATTGGTGTTGGTAAAATAGATTTTAAAATTAAAGAGTAA
- a CDS encoding YqiJ family protein, translating into MLRLFQICFYTGVLFTIVSFLMGQLFDFLNFDGDLDMDGDIWGLSISPLKPIIMMSFITTLGGIGIITIDKGFNALTSFIIALSVALMVSVVLHKFVVTPLYKAQNTSAVSQEELIGHVAKTRINIIGDSFGSITYVANGNTYSSPAKSIDGIDIYQGEEVKIVNIERNIFYVVRL; encoded by the coding sequence TTGTTAAGACTATTTCAGATATGTTTTTATACAGGAGTATTATTTACTATTGTTTCTTTTTTAATGGGGCAACTATTTGATTTTTTAAATTTCGATGGTGATTTAGATATGGATGGTGATATTTGGGGATTATCGATATCGCCTTTAAAGCCGATTATTATGATGTCCTTTATTACGACTTTAGGTGGTATAGGAATTATTACTATAGATAAAGGATTTAATGCTTTAACATCTTTTATTATTGCTTTATCAGTTGCTTTAATGGTTTCAGTTGTTTTACATAAATTTGTAGTAACTCCACTATATAAGGCACAAAACACAAGCGCTGTTTCTCAGGAAGAATTAATAGGGCATGTAGCAAAAACTAGGATAAATATTATTGGAGATAGCTTTGGAAGTATCACATATGTAGCTAATGGCAATACTTATTCTTCTCCTGCTAAATCTATAGATGGTATAGATATTTACCAAGGTGAAGAAGTTAAAATTGTTAATATTGAAAGAAATATTTTTTACGTTGTTAGACTGTAG
- a CDS encoding flotillin family protein yields the protein MEMFFVPIAIVGVILLLILSILLMWRKVPQDKAVVITGLKKRVISGGGGFIVPLLERTDIISLENMKIEVRTDGALTEQGVDIKADGVAVLKVKSDMESILSAVEQFNTGAEKTTIDFIKDTAKDVLEGKLREIISKMSVEEIYRDREKFASQVQEVAALDLADMGLEIKAFTIRDIKDDNGYLEALGKSRIAEVKRDAEIAEAEASKETKVKTAEANRQGEQARLVAETQIAEASKEKELKVQSYRKDQETEKAKADLAYEIEASKVQQEVEKEKMQVQIVRKQKEIELAEQEALRRERELEATIKKQSDAEKYSAQKRAEAERYREIQDAEASAEAIRLRGKATAEARREEGMAEVEIIREKGKAEAEAMMKKAEAFKQYNDAAITQMIIEKLPEIAKAVAEPLSKTEKIVIVDSGNGGGKGAAKVSGYVTDIMASLPETVNALTGVDLSQVLKGKDLGTFNLSSKDQTIDQNNDIAE from the coding sequence ATGGAGATGTTTTTTGTTCCGATTGCTATTGTAGGGGTCATTCTTCTGCTTATATTGAGCATATTGCTAATGTGGAGAAAAGTTCCACAGGATAAGGCTGTAGTTATTACTGGTCTTAAAAAACGTGTAATTTCAGGAGGCGGGGGCTTTATAGTTCCCTTATTAGAAAGAACTGATATTATTTCCCTGGAAAACATGAAGATAGAAGTAAGAACCGATGGTGCTTTAACAGAACAAGGGGTAGATATAAAAGCCGACGGAGTTGCTGTATTAAAGGTTAAATCCGATATGGAGTCAATTCTTTCTGCTGTAGAGCAGTTTAATACAGGGGCAGAGAAAACAACTATTGATTTTATTAAAGATACAGCAAAGGATGTACTTGAAGGGAAGCTACGTGAAATTATTTCTAAAATGTCTGTAGAAGAGATATATAGAGATAGAGAAAAATTTGCTTCCCAGGTTCAAGAGGTTGCAGCTCTTGATTTAGCAGATATGGGACTAGAGATTAAGGCTTTTACAATTAGAGACATTAAAGATGATAATGGATACCTAGAAGCATTAGGTAAGAGTAGAATTGCGGAAGTAAAAAGAGATGCTGAAATTGCTGAAGCAGAAGCTAGTAAAGAAACTAAGGTTAAGACAGCGGAAGCTAATAGGCAAGGAGAACAAGCGAGGTTAGTTGCAGAGACCCAAATTGCTGAAGCTTCTAAAGAAAAAGAATTAAAGGTTCAATCCTATAGAAAAGATCAAGAAACGGAAAAAGCTAAGGCAGACCTTGCTTACGAAATCGAAGCAAGTAAAGTGCAACAGGAAGTTGAAAAGGAAAAAATGCAGGTTCAAATTGTTAGAAAGCAAAAAGAAATTGAACTGGCAGAACAAGAGGCTCTAAGACGCGAAAGAGAGCTTGAAGCCACGATTAAAAAGCAATCTGATGCGGAAAAATATAGTGCCCAAAAGAGAGCTGAAGCAGAAAGATATAGAGAAATACAAGATGCAGAGGCATCAGCAGAAGCTATCCGTTTAAGAGGTAAGGCTACAGCAGAAGCTAGAAGAGAAGAAGGTATGGCAGAGGTTGAAATTATTAGAGAAAAAGGTAAGGCAGAAGCCGAAGCCATGATGAAAAAAGCAGAGGCATTTAAGCAATATAACGATGCAGCTATTACTCAAATGATTATAGAAAAGCTACCTGAAATTGCTAAAGCAGTTGCAGAGCCATTATCTAAAACTGAGAAGATTGTTATTGTTGATTCAGGTAACGGTGGTGGTAAAGGTGCTGCAAAGGTATCTGGCTATGTTACAGATATTATGGCATCGCTACCAGAAACAGTTAATGCATTAACAGGAGTAGATTTATCCCAAGTTTTAAAGGGGAAGGACCTAGGGACATTTAATTTATCATCTAAAGACCAAACCATAGATCAAAATAATGACATAGCAGAATAA
- a CDS encoding YdbC family protein: MAEIKYEIKENIGVLSESNKGWTKELNLISWNGREAKFDIREWDPEHIKMGKGLTLSKEELKKLRDILNNMDL; the protein is encoded by the coding sequence ATGGCAGAAATAAAATACGAGATTAAAGAAAATATAGGTGTTTTATCTGAAAGCAATAAAGGCTGGACAAAGGAGCTAAATCTTATTAGCTGGAACGGACGAGAAGCTAAATTCGATATTAGAGAATGGGACCCAGAACATATAAAAATGGGAAAAGGTCTTACACTTAGTAAAGAGGAATTAAAGAAGTTAAGAGATATATTAAATAATATGGATTTATAA
- a CDS encoding MBL fold metallo-hydrolase produces MDNSKSITYVSNAGVLININNKKILIDGLCISKIRIYKSTPVEIREKIINGISPFDNIDIMLITHQHSDHFDANLICSFLEKSPNTTVISTSKVVSGIRYCMSNTRSINLVELDPLFHCSERIKINGVEIQAISMIHEGKDCVDVNNLAFLIEYGVKILHLGDAAPVKENFESLNLKQHKIDALIVNFPYVSIPRAREIIKNYTDTQKILVVHLPYKELDKFNWIRVAKKSYERNKDSFIQTIFMGEIGMTINL; encoded by the coding sequence GTGGATAATTCAAAAAGTATAACTTATGTATCTAATGCAGGTGTTTTAATCAATATTAATAATAAGAAGATATTAATAGATGGTTTGTGTATTTCTAAAATACGCATCTATAAGAGCACACCTGTAGAAATTAGAGAAAAAATAATAAATGGCATTTCTCCTTTTGATAATATAGATATTATGCTAATAACTCATCAACATAGTGATCATTTTGATGCTAACTTAATATGTAGTTTTTTAGAAAAAAGTCCTAATACAACTGTCATATCGACAAGCAAAGTTGTTTCTGGCATAAGATACTGCATGTCTAATACTAGGTCTATTAATTTAGTTGAGTTGGACCCTTTATTTCACTGTAGTGAGAGAATTAAGATAAATGGGGTAGAAATTCAAGCAATATCAATGATTCATGAAGGAAAAGATTGTGTAGATGTAAATAATCTAGCTTTTCTTATAGAATATGGTGTAAAAATACTACATCTAGGCGATGCTGCTCCAGTTAAAGAAAATTTTGAATCACTTAATCTTAAACAACATAAAATAGATGCGTTAATTGTAAATTTCCCTTATGTAAGTATTCCTAGGGCTAGGGAAATCATTAAGAATTATACTGATACACAAAAAATATTAGTAGTACATCTACCCTATAAAGAATTAGATAAGTTTAACTGGATAAGAGTTGCAAAGAAAAGTTATGAACGTAATAAGGATAGTTTTATTCAAACTATATTTATGGGAGAGATAGGAATGACTATCAATTTATAA
- the ybaK gene encoding Cys-tRNA(Pro) deacylase, with protein sequence MIYKTNVMRIFDKAKVEYKSHSYANTKAISGIDVANVLNQNPNQMFKTLVTVGKTNKYYVFLVPVADELDLKKAADSVNEKSIEMLKSKDLFSITGYIHGGCSPIGMKKSFYTTIDESARNFETIIFSAGKIGYQVEISLEELKKVISFNLAYIVYLKKEQ encoded by the coding sequence ATGATATATAAAACAAATGTAATGAGAATATTTGATAAAGCGAAAGTAGAATATAAAAGTCATAGTTATGCCAATACAAAAGCTATTAGTGGGATTGATGTTGCAAATGTTTTAAATCAGAATCCAAATCAAATGTTTAAAACACTTGTAACAGTAGGGAAAACAAATAAATATTATGTGTTCCTGGTTCCAGTTGCTGATGAACTGGATTTAAAAAAAGCAGCTGATAGTGTTAACGAAAAATCAATCGAAATGTTAAAATCAAAAGATTTATTCTCTATTACAGGATACATACATGGAGGATGCTCCCCTATTGGTATGAAAAAAAGTTTCTATACTACGATTGATGAGTCGGCACGTAATTTTGAAACAATCATATTTAGTGCTGGCAAAATTGGGTATCAGGTTGAGATAAGCCTTGAAGAATTAAAAAAGGTTATTAGCTTTAATTTAGCTTATATTGTTTATTTGAAAAAGGAACAATAA
- a CDS encoding ketoacyl-ACP synthase III, with protein sequence MRKNVHIVGVGTYHPTKEVSNEFIINHFKEYGNEDHVENLLNKLGRKTRKQTLGNENSIDMGVKAAEKALTDAGLNPEDIDMIISATDTPEYLMPTCALIIRNKLKAKNASSVFDMNNNCVGMVNAMDVASRYLKTDEKYKRVLVVGSVLVSPFAREDDMVTYSIVGDGAAAVILEVREEEEIRGMLGSRMYTDDDYNNTIRFPTCGLLNISKDSLTSYHRKMEWIPFDFSFLADKWSELIIKLLEEYNYQPRDVSHYFMSQFSKEDIKVTLEKLGAKMRQATFVADKYGYNGSASPIIALNDRLKKEAFKKDEIIIFCSVAAGYTMEALLYKW encoded by the coding sequence ATGCGCAAAAATGTACATATCGTTGGAGTAGGGACATATCATCCAACAAAAGAGGTAAGTAACGAATTTATTATTAATCATTTTAAAGAATATGGTAATGAAGATCATGTAGAAAACTTGCTTAATAAGTTAGGTAGAAAAACCAGAAAGCAGACATTAGGAAATGAAAATAGTATCGATATGGGGGTTAAGGCTGCAGAAAAAGCTTTAACAGATGCAGGGCTTAATCCTGAGGATATTGATATGATCATATCAGCAACAGATACCCCTGAATATTTAATGCCCACATGTGCATTGATTATCAGAAATAAGTTAAAAGCTAAAAATGCATCTAGTGTGTTTGATATGAATAATAATTGTGTAGGCATGGTTAATGCAATGGATGTAGCAAGTCGATATTTAAAAACAGATGAAAAATATAAGAGAGTTTTAGTTGTTGGATCTGTATTAGTTAGTCCTTTTGCACGAGAAGATGACATGGTTACCTACTCCATCGTAGGAGATGGTGCTGCTGCAGTTATATTAGAAGTGAGAGAAGAGGAAGAAATAAGAGGTATGCTAGGCTCTAGAATGTATACTGATGATGACTATAATAACACCATAAGATTTCCGACTTGTGGTTTATTAAATATTTCGAAGGATAGTTTAACTTCCTATCATAGGAAAATGGAATGGATACCTTTTGATTTTAGCTTCCTTGCTGATAAATGGTCAGAACTAATAATCAAATTACTAGAAGAATATAATTACCAACCAAGAGATGTTTCCCATTATTTTATGTCACAATTTTCAAAGGAGGATATAAAAGTTACCTTAGAAAAATTAGGGGCAAAAATGAGACAAGCTACTTTTGTTGCGGATAAATATGGTTATAACGGCAGCGCCAGTCCTATTATAGCATTAAATGATAGACTGAAAAAAGAAGCCTTTAAAAAAGATGAGATTATTATATTTTGCTCTGTTGCAGCAGGATATACTATGGAAGCTTTGCTCTATAAATGGTAA
- a CDS encoding methyl-accepting chemotaxis protein, with the protein MLNNTNTIVDYQKKTLKVVLIIYSISGFMAMLAFSLMKYLGLYDSIQWGSLGIFGILITIETILFFILHKRTVVNENFNEKIFKQLKVLIFILTFVNYLYLVFMVPSKELWMSVFYFIILGALFLDLKLNIAFIVTGMLCQVIIFKLYPIALPGQEVFLQEMIIRIIVITLTSFGIFIFTFFASRLLNEIEKNEEDLRNNNKKTLHILEKTAHFANTLLDASDMVSSIAEEESSSMQEIAYTSQQVLNSNNEILDKSKENNNSLQNLLEGTEIISSELKNTENSSLALMALSSENEKSLNEALKMMDNTKESIAFTFDVAKKLKDKAKKVDEILLIIGNIAEQTNLLALNASIEAARAGELGKGFAVVANEIRKLAENTKQSLDDVVGITDELKTNIVDIEDLMTNNNEQIINSDNAIDHTVENVKSMIDDLKSFTKSIVDINTIINKQLEETRNIVGFNERIYGITESAINEFNHLSQSFKQSAAMSQELSANAENLNGIALQMNELIK; encoded by the coding sequence ATGTTAAATAATACAAATACAATTGTTGATTATCAGAAAAAAACACTGAAGGTTGTATTAATTATTTATTCGATTAGTGGATTCATGGCTATGCTAGCTTTTTCTTTGATGAAATATCTTGGACTATATGATTCAATTCAATGGGGATCTCTTGGTATATTTGGTATATTAATTACCATAGAAACTATTCTTTTTTTTATTCTGCATAAAAGAACAGTCGTTAATGAAAATTTTAACGAGAAAATCTTTAAGCAGTTAAAGGTATTGATATTTATATTAACTTTTGTGAATTATCTTTACTTAGTATTTATGGTTCCATCTAAGGAGCTTTGGATGAGTGTATTTTATTTTATTATATTAGGTGCTTTATTTTTAGATCTTAAACTAAATATTGCCTTTATTGTTACCGGCATGCTATGCCAGGTTATAATATTTAAATTGTATCCAATTGCTTTACCGGGACAAGAAGTTTTTCTGCAAGAGATGATTATAAGAATAATTGTGATTACTCTTACTTCATTTGGAATTTTCATCTTTACTTTTTTCGCTTCAAGACTACTAAATGAAATTGAAAAAAATGAAGAAGACCTTAGAAATAATAATAAAAAAACACTACATATTCTTGAGAAAACTGCACATTTTGCTAATACTTTATTAGATGCAAGTGATATGGTATCATCTATTGCTGAAGAAGAAAGTAGTTCTATGCAAGAGATAGCGTATACTAGTCAACAGGTGTTAAACTCAAATAATGAGATATTGGATAAATCTAAAGAAAATAATAACAGCCTTCAAAATTTATTAGAAGGAACCGAGATAATTTCAAGTGAGCTAAAAAACACTGAAAATTCATCCTTGGCACTGATGGCCTTATCCAGTGAAAATGAAAAATCTTTAAATGAAGCACTAAAAATGATGGATAACACGAAAGAAAGTATCGCATTTACATTTGATGTGGCTAAAAAACTAAAGGATAAAGCTAAAAAAGTAGATGAAATTCTATTAATTATTGGTAATATTGCGGAGCAAACAAATCTATTGGCATTAAATGCATCTATTGAAGCAGCAAGGGCTGGAGAATTAGGTAAAGGATTTGCAGTTGTTGCTAATGAAATTAGAAAACTAGCTGAAAATACAAAACAATCATTAGATGATGTTGTAGGGATTACAGATGAGCTTAAGACCAATATTGTAGATATAGAGGATTTAATGACTAATAATAATGAACAAATCATCAATAGCGATAATGCTATTGATCACACAGTAGAGAATGTAAAGAGTATGATAGATGACCTTAAAAGCTTTACAAAGTCAATAGTGGATATTAATACCATTATAAATAAACAACTTGAAGAAACAAGAAATATTGTAGGGTTTAATGAAAGAATATATGGTATAACAGAAAGTGCTATCAATGAATTCAATCACTTGAGTCAATCATTTAAACAAAGTGCTGCTATGAGTCAAGAACTATCAGCTAATGCTGAAAATTTAAATGGTATTGCATTACAAATGAATGAATTGATTAAATAA